A region from the Streptosporangium sp. NBC_01756 genome encodes:
- a CDS encoding S8 family peptidase: protein MDADIKRVEPVPGAPALIRPGELLTDAAGAAAVARWTTAVSEADGIFRVRLSPGVDVCDLATTVRAQGNLASPNHILVGQPLFFGGPASRPFPAAAPPPPGAPGAPGAPGAPESAVTVAIPDTGLTAHPWWQERPWFLEQRREAAGPPDSDGDGKLDAQAGHGTFVAGLVLRSAPGVRVRPMRVLDSHGVGDEAGVLRALARLGDDPPQVLNISFGGHTFDDRPSPLMEAALAGLADTAVVACAGNTASDRPFWPAALPEVIAVGALDAAEEERAPFSAHGPWVNACARGEWLTSSFIDYGAFRGYARWSGTSFAAAVVSGAVAAAAGGRTPKEAAAHVLDPARTRQIPDLGAVVAIPR, encoded by the coding sequence ATGGACGCCGACATCAAGCGGGTGGAACCCGTTCCCGGAGCGCCTGCCCTGATCAGGCCGGGAGAACTTCTGACAGACGCCGCGGGGGCGGCCGCCGTCGCCCGGTGGACCACCGCCGTGAGCGAAGCCGACGGGATCTTCCGCGTACGGCTCTCGCCCGGGGTGGACGTCTGCGATCTGGCGACCACGGTACGCGCTCAGGGCAATCTCGCCTCTCCCAACCACATCCTGGTAGGGCAGCCGCTCTTCTTCGGCGGGCCCGCCTCCCGCCCCTTTCCGGCCGCTGCCCCTCCTCCTCCCGGGGCTCCCGGGGCTCCCGGGGCTCCCGGGGCTCCCGAGAGCGCCGTGACCGTGGCGATACCCGATACCGGGCTGACCGCGCATCCCTGGTGGCAGGAGCGCCCCTGGTTCCTGGAGCAGCGGCGTGAGGCCGCCGGACCGCCCGACTCGGACGGCGACGGGAAGCTGGACGCCCAGGCCGGCCACGGCACGTTCGTCGCCGGGCTTGTCCTGCGGTCGGCCCCCGGCGTGCGGGTGCGTCCGATGCGGGTGCTGGACAGCCACGGCGTCGGAGACGAGGCGGGGGTGCTGCGGGCCCTGGCGCGGCTCGGTGACGACCCGCCCCAGGTGCTCAACATCTCCTTCGGCGGGCACACCTTCGACGATCGCCCGTCCCCGTTGATGGAGGCCGCGCTGGCGGGGCTGGCGGACACCGCCGTGGTCGCCTGCGCGGGCAACACGGCGTCGGACCGCCCGTTCTGGCCCGCGGCGCTACCCGAGGTGATCGCCGTCGGCGCGCTGGACGCGGCCGAGGAGGAGAGGGCCCCCTTCTCGGCACACGGCCCATGGGTGAACGCCTGCGCCCGAGGCGAGTGGCTGACCAGTTCCTTCATCGATTACGGGGCGTTCCGGGGTTACGCGCGCTGGAGCGGGACCTCCTTCGCCGCGGCCGTGGTCAGCGGGGCCGTCGCGGCGGCGGCCGGGGGCCGGACACCGAAGGAGGCCGCGGCGCACGTCCTCGATCCGGCGCGGACCCGGCAAATTCCCGATCTGGGGGCTGTCGTGGCCATCCCAAGGTAA
- a CDS encoding RNA polymerase sigma factor: protein MLSVSDVTSGAPVSDQHGISAALAGDQAAWDMLVSRFSGLLWSAVRAYDLSAADAADAVQGTWLRLIESLHTIRDPDRIGTWLFTTAKREASLLSRRNRGERLVADAEHAHPDPALTGHVHPDPAVAVLTADEGRRLWRAVEEMHEPCRSLFRLMAAAPDAGVHQLAGRLGMPSGSYGPTRGRCLNRLRTMLTAQEATQ, encoded by the coding sequence ATGCTCAGCGTGTCCGACGTGACCTCGGGGGCGCCGGTGAGTGACCAGCACGGGATCAGCGCCGCACTGGCAGGTGATCAGGCGGCATGGGACATGCTGGTCAGCCGTTTCTCGGGGCTGCTGTGGTCCGCCGTACGGGCTTATGACCTGAGCGCGGCCGACGCGGCCGACGCGGTGCAGGGGACGTGGCTGCGGCTGATCGAGAGCCTGCACACCATCCGCGACCCGGACCGGATCGGCACCTGGCTGTTCACCACGGCCAAGCGCGAAGCCTCCCTGCTGAGCAGACGCAACCGGGGCGAACGGCTGGTGGCCGACGCCGAGCACGCCCATCCCGACCCGGCGCTGACCGGGCATGTCCACCCCGACCCCGCGGTAGCCGTGCTCACCGCCGACGAGGGCCGCCGGCTGTGGCGGGCCGTCGAGGAGATGCACGAGCCCTGCCGTTCACTTTTCCGGTTGATGGCGGCCGCGCCGGACGCGGGCGTCCACCAACTCGCGGGCCGTCTGGGTATGCCCAGCGGCAGTTACGGCCCCACCCGGGGCCGTTGCCTGAACCGGCTACGCACCATGCTCACCGCCCAGGAGGCGACGCAGTGA
- a CDS encoding CHAT domain-containing protein translates to MIIDAVAAAEHAVDLSSRAPTRALALARSVLRHVSVGDPHGEAAVIAYRALAVAARELGDLPLAEEHLRQAVSLAVSADLPHRAAQARLSLVHIRTELGHPQQALTIADAAEPHLTPVEVAKLGVHRAVALARLGRYAEAVGHCDRAVEALGDDVGFLAGAMLNRGLARVFLGEFEAAEADLTRCAELARGAGLDHVLTLAEGNLPFLAARRGDLPAAFTAYRRAESSLSGYPERLATMRCDLAEALIAAHLPGEARVLLDLAVPELAAAGANIALAEARLLLAQAELHTGDPHLARQSAERAAADLAAQGRTVLAPLAAEILLRARLMLGPPSGELLAELLLCVEALDAAGHRQVSRALRFAAAEVALQLGARPTADEQLAHLASSGPDVVTRQATALQRALAGDRRGAFAAVRAGLAEVGAGATAFEDPMLRAHAVRAGEPLARFGLALALKTGRGRTLLAWTERWRAVAGGPGRPVAPDVDELCAALGDAALVEFVRHADELVAVVVTRDRVALRRLCPFPAAAEATVRLRYGLRRAHLLDGRAPGLAGEAALLERLLFGSMRGRLGDRPLVIVPTGALHTLPWPILPMNAGRPVTVAAGAAAWLAGRRTRAVREGGVVAVAGPGLRCAEAEADMVGSCHPGAERVTAQRGEVLAALDRAGVVHLAAHGTFAPRSPLLSGIDLDDGPLMAYDLLRLRTPPSLVVLSACDTGMARAPADGAPLGLAGTFLSLGSQCVVASLVPVRDEETLTLMTVFHGLLATGHPPARALAMASGKTGVAGFVCFGYGDQPVATGREGSVTQLDQDPT, encoded by the coding sequence GTGATCATTGACGCGGTCGCCGCCGCAGAGCACGCCGTGGACCTCTCCAGCAGGGCCCCGACACGTGCGCTGGCGCTGGCACGCAGTGTGCTCCGCCATGTGTCGGTGGGTGATCCGCACGGGGAGGCCGCCGTGATCGCCTACCGAGCGCTGGCGGTGGCCGCCCGTGAGCTGGGTGACCTGCCACTGGCCGAGGAGCACCTGCGCCAGGCCGTGAGCCTCGCCGTCTCGGCGGACCTGCCGCACCGGGCCGCCCAGGCACGGCTGTCACTGGTCCACATCCGCACCGAACTCGGCCATCCGCAGCAGGCTCTGACCATCGCCGACGCCGCCGAACCCCATCTCACCCCGGTCGAGGTGGCCAAGCTCGGCGTCCACCGGGCGGTGGCACTGGCCCGTCTCGGCAGATACGCCGAGGCCGTCGGCCACTGCGACCGCGCTGTGGAGGCCCTCGGCGACGACGTCGGGTTCCTGGCAGGGGCGATGCTCAACCGAGGGCTGGCCCGGGTGTTCCTGGGCGAGTTCGAGGCGGCGGAGGCCGATCTCACCCGGTGCGCGGAGCTGGCGAGAGGGGCGGGCCTGGACCATGTCCTCACGCTCGCCGAGGGCAATCTGCCGTTTCTGGCAGCGAGGCGCGGCGATCTGCCCGCGGCGTTCACGGCCTACCGTCGTGCGGAGAGCAGTCTGTCCGGTTACCCGGAACGGCTTGCCACGATGCGCTGCGACCTGGCCGAGGCGCTGATCGCCGCGCACCTGCCCGGAGAGGCCCGGGTGCTACTGGACCTGGCGGTGCCGGAGCTGGCCGCGGCGGGAGCGAACATCGCCTTGGCCGAGGCCCGCCTCCTGCTGGCTCAGGCCGAGCTGCACACCGGTGATCCGCATCTCGCGCGGCAGAGCGCGGAGCGGGCCGCCGCCGATCTGGCCGCGCAGGGCCGGACGGTCCTGGCGCCGCTCGCCGCCGAGATCCTGCTGCGTGCCCGGCTCATGCTCGGTCCGCCCAGCGGGGAACTGCTCGCCGAGCTGCTCCTGTGCGTGGAGGCCCTCGACGCCGCGGGCCACCGGCAGGTCTCCCGCGCGCTCAGATTCGCCGCCGCCGAGGTCGCGCTTCAGCTCGGCGCCCGCCCCACCGCCGACGAACAGCTCGCCCACCTGGCGTCCTCGGGTCCGGACGTGGTGACGCGCCAGGCGACGGCGCTGCAGCGGGCGCTGGCGGGAGACCGGCGCGGGGCCTTCGCGGCGGTCCGGGCCGGGCTGGCGGAGGTGGGGGCCGGGGCGACGGCTTTCGAAGATCCGATGCTGCGCGCCCACGCCGTCCGGGCCGGTGAGCCGCTGGCGAGATTCGGGCTGGCCCTGGCCCTGAAGACCGGGCGCGGCCGTACGCTCCTGGCCTGGACGGAGCGGTGGCGGGCGGTTGCCGGAGGTCCCGGCAGGCCCGTCGCGCCCGACGTGGACGAGCTGTGTGCGGCGCTGGGGGACGCGGCGCTGGTGGAGTTCGTCCGGCACGCCGACGAGCTGGTGGCCGTCGTGGTCACCCGGGACCGTGTCGCGCTACGCCGGCTCTGCCCCTTCCCCGCAGCCGCCGAGGCCACGGTCAGGCTCCGGTACGGCCTGCGCCGGGCGCATCTGCTCGACGGGAGGGCACCCGGGCTGGCCGGGGAGGCGGCGCTGCTGGAGCGGCTGCTCTTCGGCTCGATGCGCGGCCGGCTGGGCGATCGGCCGCTGGTGATCGTGCCGACCGGGGCGCTGCACACGCTGCCCTGGCCGATCCTGCCGATGAACGCCGGGCGTCCGGTGACCGTGGCTGCCGGAGCCGCCGCCTGGCTGGCCGGCCGCCGGACGCGAGCTGTACGGGAGGGTGGCGTCGTGGCCGTCGCCGGTCCCGGGCTGCGGTGCGCGGAGGCGGAGGCGGACATGGTCGGGAGCTGCCATCCGGGCGCGGAGCGGGTCACGGCGCAGCGGGGGGAAGTGCTGGCGGCACTGGACCGTGCCGGGGTGGTGCACCTGGCCGCGCACGGGACGTTCGCGCCGCGTAGCCCGCTGCTGTCCGGCATCGACCTCGACGACGGCCCGCTGATGGCCTACGACCTGTTACGGCTGCGCACCCCGCCGTCGCTGGTGGTGCTTTCGGCGTGCGACACGGGCATGGCGCGCGCGCCTGCCGACGGGGCACCGCTGGGGCTGGCGGGCACCTTCCTGTCGCTGGGCTCGCAGTGCGTGGTGGCCAGCCTGGTCCCGGTGCGCGATGAGGAGACCCTGACGTTGATGACGGTCTTCCACGGGCTGCTGGCCACCGGTCACCCACCGGCCCGAGCGCTGGCCATGGCGAGCGGGAAGACCGGTGTGGCGGGGTTCGTCTGTTTCGGCTACGGAGATCAGCCGGTGGCGACCGGCCGCGAGGGATCGGTGACCCAGTTGGACCAGGATCCGACGTAG
- a CDS encoding sulfurtransferase has product MSPLITASDLAGLAGATVLDVRWKLGGPPGIDSYREGHIPGAVFCDLDTDLAAPAGAGGRHPLPAAEPFQEAMRRLGVSGSRTVVVYDEADSTIAARAWWMLRHFGHPDVRVLDGGLRAWTAEGLPVDKGGQTTSPGDFTARPGGMPVLDAAQALELASDGVLMDARAAERYRGEVEPIDPVAGHIPGAVSAPTSDNVDPAGRFHLPDFLRERFNTLGAVPGVRVGAYCGSGVTAAHEVLALEVAGIPAALYVGSWSNWVTDPSRPVATG; this is encoded by the coding sequence ATGAGCCCGCTGATCACCGCATCCGACCTGGCCGGCCTGGCCGGCGCGACCGTCCTGGACGTGCGCTGGAAGCTCGGCGGCCCGCCCGGCATCGACTCCTACCGCGAGGGGCACATCCCCGGTGCCGTCTTCTGCGACCTCGACACCGACCTCGCCGCCCCGGCGGGGGCGGGCGGCCGCCACCCGCTGCCCGCCGCCGAGCCGTTCCAGGAGGCCATGCGCCGCCTGGGCGTGTCCGGCTCGCGGACCGTCGTCGTCTACGACGAGGCCGACTCCACCATCGCCGCCCGTGCCTGGTGGATGCTGCGCCACTTCGGCCACCCGGATGTCCGGGTGCTCGACGGCGGTCTCCGCGCCTGGACCGCCGAAGGACTGCCGGTCGACAAGGGAGGGCAGACGACCTCGCCCGGCGACTTCACGGCACGCCCGGGGGGCATGCCCGTGCTCGACGCCGCGCAGGCCCTGGAGCTCGCCTCCGACGGGGTGCTCATGGATGCCCGCGCCGCCGAGCGCTATCGGGGCGAGGTCGAGCCGATCGACCCCGTCGCCGGACACATCCCCGGTGCGGTCAGCGCCCCCACGAGCGACAACGTGGACCCGGCGGGGCGCTTTCACCTGCCCGACTTCCTCCGTGAGCGGTTCAACACCCTCGGCGCCGTTCCCGGCGTGCGGGTCGGCGCCTACTGCGGTTCCGGCGTGACGGCGGCCCACGAGGTGCTGGCCTTGGAGGTGGCCGGAATCCCGGCCGCCCTCTACGTCGGATCCTGGTCCAACTGGGTCACCGATCCCTCGCGGCCGGTCGCCACCGGCTGA
- a CDS encoding alkaline phosphatase family protein, giving the protein MTPLIPAYGTASLADLSSSLLTVVGVDGNNPLGLAPAERVLLFLVDGLGADLLRAHPEAAPFLSARPISVLTAGFPATTATSLGSLGTGRPPGEHGMLGYQLAVPGAGYLLNCLRWTVPGPPILPDEWQPTPTVYQRATAAGVSASYVAPSKFETTGFNQAVYRGVRFVGADGIDDRVEGVRHALAEPRSHVTVYYGNLDAVGHRTGWGSPQWLDQLAVVDRMAERLAATLPPGSVMYVTADHGMVNVTERIDADTLPALREGVALLGGETRARHVYTAPGATGTVLETWRDILDGKAWVVSRDEAVESGWFGPRVRAEWLPRIGDVLAVPYTDCAVTASVAEPHESSFIGCHGSLTPAEQRIPLLEVSTR; this is encoded by the coding sequence GTGACCCCCCTGATCCCCGCGTACGGCACGGCCTCGCTCGCCGACCTGTCCTCCTCCCTGCTCACCGTTGTCGGGGTGGACGGGAACAACCCGTTGGGACTGGCCCCGGCTGAGCGGGTCCTGCTGTTCCTCGTCGACGGCCTGGGCGCCGATCTGCTCCGCGCCCATCCGGAGGCCGCGCCGTTCCTGTCCGCCCGGCCGATCAGCGTGCTCACCGCAGGCTTCCCCGCGACCACCGCCACCAGCCTGGGCAGCCTGGGCACCGGCCGCCCGCCGGGAGAGCACGGCATGCTCGGCTACCAGCTCGCCGTGCCCGGCGCCGGCTACCTGCTCAACTGCCTGCGCTGGACCGTCCCGGGCCCGCCGATCCTCCCGGACGAATGGCAGCCCACCCCGACCGTCTACCAGCGCGCCACGGCGGCGGGAGTCTCCGCGAGCTACGTCGCCCCGTCGAAGTTCGAGACCACCGGATTCAACCAGGCCGTCTACCGCGGTGTGCGCTTCGTCGGCGCGGACGGGATCGACGACCGCGTCGAAGGGGTACGCCACGCTCTGGCCGAGCCCCGCTCCCACGTCACGGTCTACTACGGCAACCTCGACGCCGTCGGCCACCGGACCGGCTGGGGCAGCCCGCAGTGGCTGGACCAGCTCGCCGTCGTCGACCGGATGGCCGAGCGGCTGGCGGCCACGCTCCCGCCGGGCTCGGTGATGTACGTCACCGCCGACCACGGCATGGTCAACGTCACCGAACGGATCGATGCGGACACCCTGCCCGCGCTGCGCGAGGGTGTCGCGCTGCTCGGCGGCGAGACCCGCGCCCGGCACGTCTACACCGCCCCGGGCGCCACGGGGACCGTCCTCGAAACGTGGCGCGACATCCTGGACGGAAAGGCATGGGTGGTCTCCCGGGACGAGGCCGTCGAGTCAGGCTGGTTCGGGCCGCGGGTGCGCGCCGAGTGGCTGCCCCGGATCGGCGACGTCCTCGCCGTGCCGTACACCGACTGCGCCGTCACCGCCTCGGTCGCCGAGCCCCACGAGTCGTCGTTCATCGGCTGCCACGGCTCTCTCACGCCTGCCGAGCAGCGCATCCCCTTGCTGGAGGTGAGCACCCGTTGA
- a CDS encoding DUF5998 family protein, producing MRETRLSAAGLRDAIDRSGYYPDLVADAVDSALGKEQVGAYVVHHEATFDPAMEVRRHVTVLVLSPTRLLVCHTDEHPPVEGVSASHASTTTEAVRLSRIQSVAVTRVVPDPASYVPGVPPTEVTLTIGWGAISHVDLEPATCGDENCEADHGYTGAVTADDLSLRVSEAADGPEAVSHVLAFAKALSEATARAAS from the coding sequence ATGAGGGAAACCCGACTCTCGGCCGCCGGCCTGCGTGACGCCATCGACCGCAGTGGCTACTATCCCGACCTGGTCGCCGACGCGGTTGACTCCGCCCTGGGCAAGGAGCAGGTGGGCGCCTACGTGGTGCACCACGAAGCCACCTTCGACCCGGCGATGGAGGTGCGCAGGCACGTCACCGTGCTCGTGCTCTCACCCACCCGGCTCCTCGTCTGCCACACCGACGAGCATCCACCGGTGGAGGGGGTGTCGGCCTCCCACGCCTCCACGACCACCGAGGCCGTGCGCCTCAGCCGCATCCAGTCTGTCGCCGTCACCCGTGTCGTCCCCGACCCCGCCTCCTACGTGCCGGGCGTGCCCCCCACGGAGGTCACGCTCACCATCGGCTGGGGGGCCATCTCCCACGTCGACCTGGAGCCGGCCACCTGTGGTGACGAGAACTGCGAGGCCGACCACGGATACACCGGCGCCGTGACGGCCGACGACCTCTCCCTACGGGTGAGCGAGGCGGCCGACGGCCCCGAGGCCGTCTCCCACGTGCTCGCCTTCGCCAAGGCACTGTCGGAGGCTACCGCGCGCGCCGCCTCGTGA
- a CDS encoding bifunctional acetate--CoA ligase family protein/GNAT family N-acetyltransferase, with protein sequence MEVSQYPAHWEADVVLSDGGTAHVRPIRSADADRLRSFYSRLSEESIYFRFFGPRPRLSDREISRFTNVDYVDRVALIATIGTEMVAVIRYDRIEAGEAEVAFLVEDAHQGRGVASVLLEHLAATAREHGIGRFVADVLPANQKMMAVLKQAGYTAQSRFADGVVRMTLDLTPTETAQEVTASREHRAESRSIERLLSPGSVAVVGAGREPGGVGQTVLRNLLGADFTGPVYPVHREVRAVAGVRAYPSVTAIDGEVDLAVLAVPADGVIEVVKECAEKGVRGLIVVSSGFGETGAEGRARQDELVRIARAYGLRVVGPNCLGIANTDPAVRLNATLAATVPGRGRVGFFSQSGALGTALLQRVAQRGMGISSFVSAGNRADVSGNDLLQYWEEDPQTDVILLYLESLGNPRKFARLSRRISRRKPIVVVKSGGTTQGVPLGHAAPVLGLPDPVLSSLFEQAGVIRVDDLIQQFDVAQLLAYQPLPEGPRVGLVSNSDALALLAVDACARAGLEPRPPVNLGARAGAAEFGTALASLIPDVDAVVAIYMPPIPGGADEVAAELLRASRDSGKPVLATFEGRIGMLPELQVGTVPEHGSIPSYAAPEEAVRALAHVVRYARWLKQPAGVHEEIEDVDTAAARRLVLAGLEGEAPAEIDASELLACYGLTVWPARVVDSPEEAVGAAERLGWPVVLKAADPEAAKRAGTVRLGLSGPDGVREAFAGLREQLGPDAVLAVQRMAPQPAVPTVVGVIEDSAFGAVVSFGLGEVTARLLRDEAYRLAPLTREDAAELVGSPRAAPLLFGEYGYPPVAVEALEDLLIRVGRLADDLPEVARLDLDPVLVGETGVIVLGARAVLSSPEGPRRDGGPRRLG encoded by the coding sequence GTGGAGGTTTCTCAGTATCCTGCTCACTGGGAGGCGGATGTCGTCCTGTCGGACGGCGGCACCGCCCATGTGCGCCCGATCCGGTCCGCCGACGCCGACCGGTTGCGCTCCTTCTATTCCCGGCTGTCCGAGGAGTCGATCTACTTCCGCTTCTTCGGACCCCGGCCCCGGCTGTCGGACCGGGAGATCTCCCGGTTCACCAACGTCGACTACGTCGACCGCGTCGCGCTGATCGCGACGATCGGCACGGAGATGGTGGCGGTGATCCGCTACGACCGGATCGAGGCCGGAGAGGCGGAGGTGGCCTTCCTCGTCGAGGATGCGCATCAGGGTCGCGGAGTCGCCTCCGTGCTGCTGGAGCACCTGGCCGCGACCGCCAGGGAGCACGGGATCGGCCGGTTCGTCGCCGACGTGCTGCCCGCCAACCAGAAGATGATGGCGGTGCTCAAACAGGCGGGCTACACCGCGCAGAGCCGTTTCGCCGACGGCGTGGTCCGGATGACCCTCGACCTCACCCCGACCGAGACGGCCCAGGAGGTGACCGCCTCCCGGGAGCACCGGGCCGAGTCGCGTTCGATCGAGCGGCTGCTCTCCCCGGGCTCGGTGGCGGTCGTCGGTGCGGGCCGGGAGCCGGGTGGCGTCGGCCAAACCGTTCTCCGCAACCTGCTCGGCGCGGACTTCACCGGTCCGGTCTATCCGGTCCACCGCGAGGTACGGGCCGTCGCCGGAGTGCGGGCCTACCCGAGTGTGACGGCCATCGACGGTGAGGTGGACCTCGCCGTGCTGGCCGTACCCGCCGACGGGGTGATCGAGGTGGTGAAGGAGTGCGCGGAGAAGGGCGTGCGCGGGCTGATCGTGGTCTCCTCCGGCTTCGGTGAGACCGGCGCGGAGGGGCGGGCCAGGCAGGACGAGCTGGTCCGCATCGCCCGCGCGTACGGCCTGCGCGTCGTCGGCCCCAACTGCCTCGGCATCGCCAACACCGACCCGGCGGTGCGGCTGAACGCCACGCTCGCCGCGACCGTCCCCGGGCGGGGCCGTGTCGGATTCTTCAGCCAGTCCGGCGCCCTGGGGACGGCGCTGCTGCAGCGGGTGGCCCAGCGCGGCATGGGCATCTCCTCGTTCGTGTCGGCGGGCAACCGCGCCGACGTCTCCGGCAACGACCTGCTTCAGTACTGGGAGGAGGACCCGCAGACCGATGTGATCCTGCTCTATCTGGAGTCGCTGGGAAACCCCCGCAAGTTCGCCCGCCTGTCCAGGCGGATCTCCCGGCGCAAGCCGATCGTGGTGGTCAAGAGCGGGGGCACCACCCAGGGCGTGCCCCTCGGCCATGCCGCGCCCGTGCTGGGCCTGCCCGACCCCGTGCTGAGCTCGCTGTTCGAGCAGGCGGGGGTGATCAGGGTCGATGACCTGATCCAGCAGTTCGACGTGGCGCAGCTCCTGGCCTACCAGCCGCTGCCCGAGGGGCCCAGGGTCGGCCTGGTGAGCAATTCCGACGCGCTGGCCCTGCTCGCGGTCGACGCCTGCGCGCGGGCCGGGCTCGAACCACGCCCGCCGGTCAACCTCGGTGCGCGGGCCGGAGCCGCCGAGTTCGGCACGGCCCTCGCCTCGCTGATCCCGGACGTGGACGCGGTGGTCGCGATCTACATGCCGCCGATCCCCGGCGGGGCCGACGAGGTCGCCGCCGAGCTGCTGCGCGCCTCCCGTGACAGCGGCAAGCCGGTGCTGGCCACCTTCGAGGGCAGGATCGGCATGCTGCCGGAGCTGCAGGTCGGCACCGTCCCCGAACACGGTTCGATCCCGTCCTACGCGGCGCCGGAGGAGGCCGTCCGCGCGCTGGCCCATGTCGTACGGTACGCACGCTGGCTCAAGCAGCCCGCCGGCGTGCACGAGGAGATCGAGGACGTCGACACGGCGGCGGCACGGCGGCTCGTGCTGGCCGGCCTGGAGGGGGAGGCCCCGGCCGAGATCGACGCCTCGGAGCTGCTCGCCTGCTACGGGCTGACCGTGTGGCCGGCACGGGTGGTGGACTCCCCGGAGGAGGCGGTCGGGGCGGCCGAGCGGCTGGGCTGGCCGGTGGTGCTGAAGGCGGCCGATCCGGAGGCGGCCAAACGCGCGGGCACCGTACGTCTCGGGCTCTCCGGCCCCGACGGGGTCCGCGAGGCGTTCGCGGGTCTGAGGGAGCAGCTCGGTCCCGACGCCGTGCTGGCGGTGCAGCGGATGGCCCCTCAGCCCGCGGTGCCCACCGTGGTCGGCGTCATCGAGGACTCCGCGTTCGGCGCGGTCGTCTCCTTCGGACTCGGTGAGGTCACCGCGAGGCTGCTGCGCGACGAGGCCTACCGGCTTGCCCCGCTGACCCGCGAGGACGCCGCCGAGCTGGTCGGGTCGCCGCGCGCGGCCCCCCTGCTCTTCGGCGAGTACGGGTACCCCCCGGTCGCCGTCGAGGCGCTGGAGGATCTGCTGATCCGGGTTGGACGGCTGGCGGACGACCTTCCCGAGGTGGCCAGGCTCGACCTCGACCCGGTGCTGGTGGGAGAGACCGGGGTGATCGTGCTGGGCGCGCGCGCCGTACTGAGCAGCCCGGAGGGGCCCCGGCGCGACGGTGGGCCGCGCCGCCTCGGCTGA
- a CDS encoding carbohydrate kinase family protein: MARVVVVGDLMTDAVARARYPLARASDTPAIVTMHGGGSGANIASWLAVEGAEVAFIGRRGADITGRNRDMELMGYGVDARLVMDPERPTGTCVVLVTHKGERTMLSDPGANAALAPEDLPRDLFSPGGHLHLSGYTLINEGSRDAGLAALEMARRAGMSVSVDCSSSAPLERTGAEPFLEWTQNVKLLFANADQAKVLTGRDDPAAAAKVLTAWFPQVVVKLNDEGALWYANNRTDPVRVSAESVERVADGTGAGDAFTAGFLPVWLDGKPPAEALASGCRLASRAISHLGARPRL, encoded by the coding sequence ATGGCGCGGGTGGTCGTGGTGGGTGATCTCATGACCGACGCGGTTGCGCGGGCTCGCTACCCACTGGCCAGAGCCAGTGACACGCCGGCGATCGTCACCATGCACGGCGGGGGCTCGGGTGCCAACATCGCCTCCTGGCTCGCCGTCGAGGGCGCCGAGGTGGCCTTCATCGGACGTCGCGGCGCCGACATCACGGGACGCAACCGTGATATGGAGCTGATGGGCTACGGCGTCGACGCCCGCCTCGTCATGGACCCCGAGCGGCCGACGGGCACCTGCGTGGTGCTCGTGACCCACAAGGGCGAGCGCACCATGCTCTCCGACCCCGGGGCGAACGCCGCCCTGGCCCCTGAGGATCTGCCTCGTGACCTGTTCTCCCCGGGCGGTCACCTGCACCTTTCGGGATACACCCTGATCAACGAGGGTTCCCGCGATGCGGGTCTCGCCGCCCTGGAGATGGCGCGGCGCGCGGGGATGTCCGTCTCGGTCGACTGCTCCTCCTCGGCCCCGCTGGAGCGCACCGGGGCCGAGCCCTTCCTCGAGTGGACCCAGAACGTCAAGCTGCTGTTCGCCAACGCCGACCAGGCCAAGGTCCTGACGGGCCGCGACGATCCCGCCGCGGCCGCGAAGGTGCTCACTGCCTGGTTCCCCCAGGTCGTCGTCAAACTCAACGACGAGGGCGCCCTGTGGTACGCCAACAACCGCACCGATCCGGTCCGGGTCTCGGCGGAGAGCGTGGAACGCGTGGCCGACGGCACCGGTGCCGGTGACGCGTTCACCGCCGGTTTCCTGCCCGTCTGGCTGGACGGCAAGCCCCCCGCCGAGGCGCTGGCCTCCGGCTGCCGCCTGGCATCCAGGGCCATCTCCCACCTGGGCGCCCGCCCCCGCCTCTGA